The Colletes latitarsis isolate SP2378_abdomen chromosome 14, iyColLati1, whole genome shotgun sequence genome has a segment encoding these proteins:
- the LOC143350007 gene encoding mitogen-activated protein kinase kinase kinase 7 has product MAGKELISHQQQFVEEINYDEIQTEQVVGKGSFGVVWKGKWRGQYVAVKYINSEGERKAFTVEVRQLSRVMHPNIVKLYGACTKNPVCLVMEYAEGGSLYNVLHCNPQPRYTAGHAMSWALQCARGVAYLHNMKPKPLIHRDLKPPNLLLVMGGQTLKICDFGTACDLNTYMTNNKGSAAWMAPEVFEGSRYTEKCDVFSWGVILWELLSRKKPFDEIGGSAYRIMWAVHVGQRPPLIEGCPKPIEDLMTRCWHKSPEERPSMDEVVEIMTTLSQFFSGHLEPVEYSLSVESEEISDNHVFKDDTLDVTSTLDSQVNGYAANGTMRVSVPVSKEKSEIPNGRDSSSTPFYDFRNVSCKNNNSLDNTTHKKLQSKNFAPLHIDCDPNAWELPSSDPPLVSPVLKAKNTAQSNSTTNEDLDNVYRLLDADLRPLTPDQTCERSKEIFEEHKQLAQEYLKVQTEIALLGQHKNEILKNLTIDSLRQQEELRKLEDEKESLIKLYRNLKRQLEIMKNQRINSALLNNTQMVGPAVSGNNGWFVVPCQDPSRHS; this is encoded by the exons ATGGCGGGTAAAGAGTTAATAAGCCATCAGCAGCAGTTTGTTGAAGAAATTAACTACGATGAAATTCAAACCGAGCAG GTAGTAGGAAAAGGTTCTTTTGGAGTAGTGTGGAAAGGAAAATGGAGAGGACAATATGTTGCCGTAAAATACATAAATTCAGAAGGTGAAAGAAAGGCCTTTACAGTAGAAGTAAGACAACTATCAAGGGTTATGCATCCTAACATTGTTAAACTCTATGGTGCTTGCACAAAAAATCCAGTTTGTCTTGTTATGGAATATGCAGAAGGGGGTTCCTTATACAATG TTTTACACTGTAATCCTCAGCCGCGGTATACTGCAGGTCATGCAATGAGTTGGGCTCTACAATGCGCACGTGGTGTTGCATATCTTCATAATATGAAACCAAAACCTCTGATACATAG AGACTTAAAGCCACCAAATCTGTTATTGGTAATGGGTGGACAAACTCTTAAAATTTGTGATTTTGGTACAGCTTGTGATTTAAATACATACATGACTAATAATAAAGGTTCTGCTGCTTGGATGGCTCCAGAAGTATTTGAGGGTTCTAGGTATACAGAAAAATGTGATGTATTTAGTTGGGGTGTTATTCTATGGGAGCTAttgtccagaaaaaaaccatttGATGAAATTGGTGGTTCAGCATATAGAATAATGTGGGCAGTGCATGTGGGACAAAGACCTCCTTTAATTGAAGGATGCCCAAAACCAATTGAAGATCTCATGACCAG gTGTTGGCACAAATCTCCTGAAGAAAGACCATCAATGGACgaagttgtagaaataatgacaACCTTGTCACAATTTTTTAGTGGTCATTTGGAACCTGTTGAATATTCTCTAA GTGTCGAATCAGAGGAAATTAGTGACAACCATGTTTTTAAAGATGATACCTTAGATGTGACTAGTACTTTGGACTCTCAAGTAAACGGATATGCTGCTAATGGTACTATGAGAGTTAGTGTACCTGTTTCCAAAGAAAAGTCGGAAATTCCAAATGGAAGAGATAGTTCATCCACTCCCTTCTACGATTTCAGGAATGTTtcttgtaaaaataataattcattAGACAATACAACCCATAAAAAATTGCAGAGCAAAAATTTTGCACCACTACATATTGATTGCGATCCG AATGCTTGGGAATTGCCAAGTTCTGATCCACCGTTAGTCTCTCCCGTATTAAAAGCAAAAAATACTGCGCAAA GTAATAGTACAACTAACGAAGATCTAGATAATGTGTACCGTCTGCTGGATGCAGATTTAAGGCCATTAACACCAGATCAAACTTGTGAAAGATCAAAAGAAATCTTTGAAGAGCACAAACAACTAGCACAAGAGTAtttgaaagttcaaacggaaaTAGCTCTTTTAGGGCAACATAAAAACGAAATACTTAAAAACTTAACTATAGACAGTTTAAGACAACAGGAGGAACTTAGAAAACTTGAAGATGAAAAA GAATCTCTGATAAAGCTGTATCGAAATCTGAAACGCCAATTGGAGATAATGAAGAATCAGAGAATAAATAGTGCTCTTTTAAATAACACTCAAATGGTGGGTCCTGCAGTTTCAGGAAACAATGGATGGTTTGTGGTACCTTGTCAAGACCCTTCAAGGCACTCCTGA
- the LOC143350316 gene encoding protein phosphatase inhibitor 2 isoform X1, with amino-acid sequence MHRMMYNKNLSKRPPKGILKTSSSFDNPDIPRPSKEMTWDEMNIIATLHPPEKDYGHMKIDEPKTPYNYEGLHSEFEFDQLDSTAVAAKLAGSSKPKIFEESSDDEEEKETPEEREKRKAFEAKRKRHYREWQVVQMARKQLLEQDEEDEDENDTKDEANEEDIEKDDDNSSFTSQEQINFDVRFKCMPSCDKTEQK; translated from the exons ATGCATCGAATGATGTATAATA AAAATCTTTCAAAACGGCCTCCCAAAGGAATTTTAAAAACATCCAGCAGCTTTGATAATCCGGATATACCTAG acCAAGTAAAGAGATGACATGGGATGAAATGAATATAATAGCAACATTACATCCACCAGAAAAAGATTATGGTCATATGAAGATCGATGAACCAAAAACCCCATACAACTATGAAGGCCTCCACAGTGAATTTGAATTTGATCAATTAGATTCAACTGCTGTTGCTGCCAA GTTAGCAGGAAGCAGTAAACCAAAAATTTTTGAAGAGTCAAGTGATGATGAAGAAGAAAAAGAGACACCTGAGGAAAGAG aaaaacgAAAAGCATTTGAAGCGAAGAGAAAACGCCATTATCGAGAGTGGCAAGTAGTTCAGATGGCGCGAAAGCAATTACTCGAACAAGATgaagaagatgaagatgaaaatgACACAAAAGATGAAGCAAATGAAGAGGATATAGAAAAAGATGATGACAATAGTTCTTTTACTTCTCAAGAACAAATTAACTTTGATGTTAGATTCAAGTGCATGCCGTCCTGTGATAAAACAGAGCAGAAGTGA
- the LOC143350316 gene encoding protein phosphatase inhibitor 2 isoform X2, protein MAENLSKRPPKGILKTSSSFDNPDIPRPSKEMTWDEMNIIATLHPPEKDYGHMKIDEPKTPYNYEGLHSEFEFDQLDSTAVAAKLAGSSKPKIFEESSDDEEEKETPEEREKRKAFEAKRKRHYREWQVVQMARKQLLEQDEEDEDENDTKDEANEEDIEKDDDNSSFTSQEQINFDVRFKCMPSCDKTEQK, encoded by the exons ATGGCAGAAAATCTTTCAAAACGGCCTCCCAAAGGAATTTTAAAAACATCCAGCAGCTTTGATAATCCGGATATACCTAG acCAAGTAAAGAGATGACATGGGATGAAATGAATATAATAGCAACATTACATCCACCAGAAAAAGATTATGGTCATATGAAGATCGATGAACCAAAAACCCCATACAACTATGAAGGCCTCCACAGTGAATTTGAATTTGATCAATTAGATTCAACTGCTGTTGCTGCCAA GTTAGCAGGAAGCAGTAAACCAAAAATTTTTGAAGAGTCAAGTGATGATGAAGAAGAAAAAGAGACACCTGAGGAAAGAG aaaaacgAAAAGCATTTGAAGCGAAGAGAAAACGCCATTATCGAGAGTGGCAAGTAGTTCAGATGGCGCGAAAGCAATTACTCGAACAAGATgaagaagatgaagatgaaaatgACACAAAAGATGAAGCAAATGAAGAGGATATAGAAAAAGATGATGACAATAGTTCTTTTACTTCTCAAGAACAAATTAACTTTGATGTTAGATTCAAGTGCATGCCGTCCTGTGATAAAACAGAGCAGAAGTGA
- the Chmp1 gene encoding charged multivesicular body protein 1 — MSVSQMEKNLFNLKFAVKELERNSKKCEKEEKVEKAKIKKAIQKGNMEGARIHAENAIRQKNQALNYLRMSARVDAVASRVQTALTTRKVTQSMAGVVKAMDAAMKSMNLEKISGLMDKFESQFEDLDVQSSYMENAMSQTTTTNVPQNDVDSLLQQVADEAGLELNMELPSGQLGSIGTSTVSQEQDELTQRLARLRE; from the exons ATGTCCGTCTCTCAGATGGAAA aaaatttatttaacttgAAATTTGCGGTGAAGGAGTTAGAGAGAAACTCCAAAAAATGTGAAAAAGAAGAGAAAGTTGAAAAAGCCAAAATAAAGAAAGCTATTCAAAAAGGTAATATGGAAGGTGCTCGTATTCATGCAGAAAATGCAATTCGTCAAAAGAACCAAGCATTGAATTATTTGCGTATGAGTGCAAGAGTTGATGCAGTAGCTAGTAGAGTACAAACTGCTTTGACTACTCGTAAAGTCACTCAGTCAATGGCTGGTGTAGTTAAAGCAATGGATGCTGCAATGAAATCAATGAATTTAGAAAAAATTTCAG GTCTGATGGATAAATTTGAAAGCCAATTTGAAGATCTAGATGTTCAAAGTTCATATATGGAGAATGCAATGTCTCAAACAACAACTACTAATGTTCCACAAAATGATGTTGATTCATTATTACAGCAAGTTGCAGATGAAGCTGG ATTGGAATTAAATATGGAATTACCATCTGGACAATTAGGTAGTATAGGGACTTCTACTGTTAGCCAGGAACAGGATGAACTTACACAACGATTAGCAAGACTTCGTGAATAA